Below is a genomic region from Pedobacter cryoconitis.
GATATCTCCGACAGTTCCACCAAGTTCAGTAATCACGATATCATAGTCACCTGTTTCACCAAGGATACGCATATTGCGTTTAATCTCATCAGTGATATGCGGAACAACCTGAACAGTTTTTCCTAAATATTCACCCTGACGTTCCTTGTTGATTACATTCTGATAAATACGGCCTGTAGTGATATTATTAGCCTGAGAGGTAGGTACATTTAAGAAACGTTCATAATGGCCTAAATCTAAATCAGTTTCAGCACCGTCTTCAGTTACGTAGCATTCACCATGCTCATAGGGATTCAACGTTCCCGGATCAATGTTGATATACGGATCGAATTTCTGAATGGTTACACGGTAACCTCTTGCTTGTAAAAGTTTGGCCAATGAAGCGGAGATGATGCCCTTACCTAAAGAGGAAGTAACACCGCCCGTAACAAAAATATACTTAGTCATGTTTGTGAGTTTGTGAAATAAAAGGCGCTTTTAAGGGCGTTTTTATTGTTTTTGTACGGGATACAAAGCTACGGAAATATTGTGGAATTGGGAAACTAATTGTGAATCTAATCGAATAACTGTGATTGGATGGCACTATTCCTCAAAAAAAAGACCAGATAAAATACCCGGCCTTTTTCTGTTTTATATTTGGTTAGAATATGCGTAGTTAAATAAATGCTAAAACACGAGGCCGTAACACTAAGGTAAATCTAATATTAATTTTAGAAATTAGTATACACATTCACGAATATAATGAAATATAATTATAATTGACTGATTTACAGTAAGATTAATTATGTTGATTATTTTGATTTATCGTTTTAAGATGTGAATGTAGCGTCAATCGACAATTTTGAATTAAAAACCGGAGAGCGGACAATTAATTATTCCAGGCAGTTGTCATACACTAACATTGTCAGCTTATTTGCAGCATTCATAGTAGTTTTTGACCTTTTTTTCCTGTTCAGACCAGGCAATATAAACCTTGCTTTCTTTGCCTAAACGGTATTTGAAACCATTGACGCCAGTTTTTTTTAATTCTTCAAAAAAGTTTTTATCAGGTGTGTTGTTGTCAGGTTTTTCTGATTCAGTGACCGCAGGTTCAATAAAATTCTCCTCATCAAAGAAAAGAGAAAGTTCTTCTCTCATAAATTGCAGCTGCTCTTTCTTTTTTCCTAAATCCAGGCTCTCTTTATAGTTATCCAGTAGTGCTGTGGCCTTCAGAGTTTTAGTGTAAATTTGCTGACCACCTTGTTTGGTGATGGTAAAAACAAGTTCCATGTTTTTGGGCTGATCCCCGTTCAGGACAATTTTAAAAGTATCCAGTTTTGTAGTATCACTAAAGGAACGCAAAGCAATCTTTGTATGGGATGCATCGTCTTTGGAGTGAGCTGGTTCTGAGGAGTTACAAGCTGCTAAAAACAGGCCTAAAATTAAAATGGAACTATAAACGCTTTTCATGCAGAGGTATTTTCTCCCTAAGATAGGGAATTAATTGCCCTTGATCCTAATGATTTTCTCCAGATCTTCGGGCGTGTCTACGGCAAATGTCTCTAAATCAGTTACCTTTGTTTTTATTTTGTAACCATTTTCCAGCCATCTGAGTTGCTCCAGGCTTTCTGCAAGTTCGAGTGAAGAAGGCTTTAGTTGCGTGATTCTTAACAGGGTTTCAGTCGTATAACCATAAATCCCAATGTGTTTATAGAATTGAAAAGTCTTCAGCCAATCCTGCGGAGCTATATTTCTTTGGAAAGGAATAGTCTGCCTGCTAAAATATATGGCTTCCTGATTTGCATTTAATACAACTTTAGGGATATTCTGATTGAACAACTCTTCGTCTGTATATATTTTTTTGACTAATGTAGCCAGTTTTACCTGCGGATCTTCGAAGCAGGAACTCAATAAATCAATCTGAACGGGATCAATATAGGGCTCGTCTCCCTGGATATTGATGATTACATCAAAACCCGGAAAGTTTGTGGCCACCTCAGCGCAACGATCTGTGCCACTTTGATGGTCAGTCCTGGTTTTTGCATATTCACCGCTAAATCGCTTTATTTCAGTGATAATCCTTTCGTCATCTGTAGCAATGACCACCTGATCAAGACTTGCAGCGCTGCAAGCCTGTTCATAAACCCGCTGAATCATACTTTTACCGTTGATATCAATCAGCGGTTTGCCCGGAAACCGCGTTGATGCATACCGGGCAGGAATAATTCCTAGTTTAGCCATTTTAAAAAAGTCCGTGTATTTCTGCTTCTATAGCTTGTATCACTGTACCCAGATCTTCAGGGTTGTTTGTGAAATCCAATTTATCTTTATCCAGGATCAGTAATTTACCCAGAGAGTAATTCTTAATCCATGCTTCATACTTCTCGTTTAGTTTTGACAAATAATCCAGACGGATACTTGCCTCATAATCGCGTCCCCTGCGCTGGATGTTATTCACCAAAGTAGGAACCGAAGCACGCAGATAAACCAGTAAGTCTGGTGGTTTGATGAAAGAGGTGATGTTCTCAAAAATATCTCTGTAGTTCTGGTGATCTCTTGTCGTCATTAAACCCATTTCATGAAGGTTTTCTGCAAAGATATGTGCATCCTCATAAATGGTTCTGTCTTGTATTACATCGCGTTTATTGGTTTGGATATCTACGATCTGCTGAAAACGATTGTTCAGGAAATAGATTTGTAAATTGAAACTCCAGCGTTTCATATCGCTGTAGAAATCTTCCAGATATGGGTTGTTGTCTACTTCTTCGTACAAAGCTTCCCAACCATAATTTTTAGCCAACAGGCTTGTTAAAGTAGTTTTACCGGCGCCTATATTGCCAACTATTGCTATATGCATATGATTCCTCTGATGAGCTTAAATTAATCTAAATGTATTAAAATGGTTTGAAACCAATCAGTTCTCTGACATCTTTTATTGTTCTTCTTGCACTTTCTCTTGCTTTTTCTGCACCAAGATTAGCTATTTTACGCAGATAATCACTGTCTTTAGAGATTTCTTCAATACGCTCGCGGATCGGACTGTTAAAAACAATCATATCTTCAGCCAGTTGTTTTTTGAAATCGCCATAGCGGATCTGGCATTTGTTGTAAAGTTCATCAAAGTGTGCAATGGTATCCGGTGTGGAAACAATTTTCATCAGGTCAAACAAGTTTTGAATCGCTTCTGGTTTTGGCTGGTTCTCTTCTGTAGGGCCGCCATCAGATACTGCTTTTAATACTTTTTTGCGGATAATTTCCGGAGAATCAGCCAGGTAAATGCAATTTGCATCGCCTTCTGATTTTCCCATTTTTCCTTTTCCATCCAGACCAGGTACCTTAACCAGGTTCGCTGAATAGTTGAATGCAAAAGCTTCAGGGAAATAATCTGAATTATATAAACGGTTAAAACGGTTGCCAAAAGTACGGGTCATTTCCAGGTGTTGCTCCTGATCTTTACCCACAGGGACTTTAACCCCTTTGTGGATCAGAATATCTGCTGCCATTAAAGCAGGGTAGGTTAATAACCCGGCATTCACGTTGTCTGGCTGAGAGCGGACTTTATCCTTAAAAGAAGTACTTCTTTCCAGTTCGCCCATATAAGCGTTCATGTTCAGGTATAAATAAAGTTCGGTAACTTCAGGGACGTCAGATTGGATATAGATAGTTGCTGTTTCCGGATCGATGCCGCAGGCCAGGTATTCTACCAGTACATTTCTAACATAACCGTGCAGATCTCCAGGGGTAGGGTGAGTAGTTAAGGAGTGTAAATCAGCAATGAAAAAATAACAATTATACTCGTGCTGCATCTTTATAAAGTTGGCTACTGCGCCAAAATAATTGCCCAGGTGTAATTTTCCTGTTGGACGTATACCGCTTACTACTGTTTCTTTCATTTTGCTGGATTTTTTTGCTGAAACCTTTATTGATTAATGTTAATTGGCTGGTCTGATTCCTGCCAGTATAGGTTTCTGAAGGTCAAAATTAAGAAAAAACACTCATCCGAAGGTTTAATAATTGATTTTTATGTATGAACAGACTGTGTATGACCCATATAATGTTAGAAAACCTAAGTGTATTACCTGGATTGGTGCCGCTGTATTTTAGCGTGGAATATTACCTGTAAAAGCGTATTTTTGAATTCCTGTCCTAACAGGCAGAAATTGGTATTAATACGCTTTAAAAGAGATGAACATAGCTAAAGAAACGATTTATAAGGTAGCAGACCTTGCAAGAATAGAGATTGCGGAACAGGAAGTGGGAACTTTGCAGGCTGATATGAACAAAATTCTGACTTTTATGGAGAAGTTAAATGAGCTGGATACTACAGCTGTAGCGCCGCTTGTGTATATGAACCCTGAAGTGAATGTATGGAGAGAAGATGTTGTTCAGCAAGACATTACTGTAAGTGAAGGGTTGAAAAATTCTGCCTTGCACAACGAAGACTTTTTTCTTGTCCCGAAAATACTGGATAAGTAATTTCGTTTTTTGTAACAAGAGCGGGCCAGTGTTGTCTAACCTCCAAAGCTAAGAAAGCTTGTCATCGTTAAAACATAGGTACAAATGGAAAAACCATTAATAGATATCAAGGAAATAGGCCGTAAATATGTGATAGGGACTGAGGTTATCCATGCCTTGAAATCAGTTTCACTAAATATTAATAAAGGTGAATTTGTAGCCCTGATGGGGCCTTCAGGTTCAGGAAAGTCAACTTTGATGAACATCCTGGGTTGTCTGGATACACCGAGTAAAGGTGATTACATCCTGAACGGAATCAATGTAAGTCAAATGACAGATGATGCACTTGCTGAAGTAAGGAACCAGGAAATCGGATTTGTATTCCAGACTTTCAACCTGTTGCCAAGGTCTACTTCACTCGATAATGTTGCTTTGCCGCTAATCTATGCCGGT
It encodes:
- the gatC gene encoding Asp-tRNA(Asn)/Glu-tRNA(Gln) amidotransferase subunit GatC, translated to MNIAKETIYKVADLARIEIAEQEVGTLQADMNKILTFMEKLNELDTTAVAPLVYMNPEVNVWREDVVQQDITVSEGLKNSALHNEDFFLVPKILDK
- a CDS encoding deoxynucleoside kinase, with product MHIAIVGNIGAGKTTLTSLLAKNYGWEALYEEVDNNPYLEDFYSDMKRWSFNLQIYFLNNRFQQIVDIQTNKRDVIQDRTIYEDAHIFAENLHEMGLMTTRDHQNYRDIFENITSFIKPPDLLVYLRASVPTLVNNIQRRGRDYEASIRLDYLSKLNEKYEAWIKNYSLGKLLILDKDKLDFTNNPEDLGTVIQAIEAEIHGLF
- the kdsB gene encoding 3-deoxy-manno-octulosonate cytidylyltransferase, with amino-acid sequence MAKLGIIPARYASTRFPGKPLIDINGKSMIQRVYEQACSAASLDQVVIATDDERIITEIKRFSGEYAKTRTDHQSGTDRCAEVATNFPGFDVIINIQGDEPYIDPVQIDLLSSCFEDPQVKLATLVKKIYTDEELFNQNIPKVVLNANQEAIYFSRQTIPFQRNIAPQDWLKTFQFYKHIGIYGYTTETLLRITQLKPSSLELAESLEQLRWLENGYKIKTKVTDLETFAVDTPEDLEKIIRIKGN
- the trpS gene encoding tryptophan--tRNA ligase, with product MKETVVSGIRPTGKLHLGNYFGAVANFIKMQHEYNCYFFIADLHSLTTHPTPGDLHGYVRNVLVEYLACGIDPETATIYIQSDVPEVTELYLYLNMNAYMGELERSTSFKDKVRSQPDNVNAGLLTYPALMAADILIHKGVKVPVGKDQEQHLEMTRTFGNRFNRLYNSDYFPEAFAFNYSANLVKVPGLDGKGKMGKSEGDANCIYLADSPEIIRKKVLKAVSDGGPTEENQPKPEAIQNLFDLMKIVSTPDTIAHFDELYNKCQIRYGDFKKQLAEDMIVFNSPIRERIEEISKDSDYLRKIANLGAEKARESARRTIKDVRELIGFKPF